The following proteins come from a genomic window of Galactobacillus timonensis:
- the tnpA gene encoding IS66 family insertion sequence element accessory protein TnpA: MKGLTRQENEEYWRKLVEEWKRRSPEIKTRTWCKEHGIKERRFYYWAKRIREQESSSCDVVDITEYLESPALPAAISDAESAPVQIEVNRCKVTVNHPSSESTLRMVLRVLKDA, from the coding sequence ATGAAAGGATTGACGCGTCAGGAAAATGAAGAATACTGGCGGAAGCTTGTGGAGGAATGGAAACGGCGCAGCCCGGAGATCAAGACCAGAACCTGGTGTAAGGAACACGGAATAAAGGAACGCAGATTCTACTATTGGGCGAAGCGGATCAGAGAGCAGGAATCGAGCAGCTGTGATGTTGTGGATATCACAGAATATCTGGAAAGCCCGGCATTGCCTGCTGCGATTTCTGATGCAGAATCTGCTCCGGTTCAGATTGAAGTGAACCGCTGTAAAGTGACAGTGAATCATCCTTCAAGCGAGAGCACGCTCCGCATGGTGCTTCGGGTGCTGAAAGATGCTTAA
- a CDS encoding BRCT domain-containing protein, translating into MSKTEYTSCEGLKFVVTGKLKVFANREELIDYIESEGGVVGSSVTSKTNYLINNDFESQSGKNKKAKELNIQIITEKQFLDMFGENYIEKDEDEPSNMISVKCPDADKKDLEDLLMCAYTEMILNGMGIGNEEIETGPNPWNVEYVPLSHESKRFTEARHAIVEKDLCKTEKQKDKVILQTLSADDTAFVLADVLMGENSYSDNFGQDDSSLLHIAEMIRKTYPEAIIEGDMEFQGPGYYYIEYIRTKNGKIQVWNSEDPEVRTVDDCKRDMPPILKKISEMGKAQLYSVIRLYGVDPETENIKDNPVANTWEELLDFFVKQDIDEMYASLCNSNSTEWKSGARTMTREELLKFFDSSEESILDFSEFFDRSIEYGLKYLERLKGLSVRKSSYVYSGSGKSL; encoded by the coding sequence ATGTCAAAGACAGAATATACATCATGTGAAGGATTGAAATTTGTAGTAACAGGAAAGCTGAAAGTATTTGCTAATCGTGAAGAATTGATTGACTATATTGAATCAGAGGGAGGAGTTGTCGGATCCAGCGTGACCTCCAAAACAAATTATCTGATCAATAATGATTTTGAATCTCAATCTGGAAAAAACAAGAAGGCTAAAGAACTCAATATTCAGATTATTACAGAGAAACAGTTTCTTGATATGTTTGGAGAAAACTACATTGAGAAAGATGAAGATGAACCAAGCAACATGATCTCAGTCAAGTGTCCGGATGCAGATAAAAAGGATCTGGAAGATCTCCTGATGTGCGCGTATACGGAAATGATATTAAACGGTATGGGTATCGGTAACGAAGAAATAGAAACCGGACCAAATCCGTGGAATGTGGAATACGTACCGTTATCCCATGAAAGCAAAAGATTTACTGAAGCACGGCATGCAATTGTCGAAAAAGACTTGTGTAAGACGGAAAAACAAAAGGATAAGGTCATACTGCAGACATTAAGTGCAGATGATACGGCTTTTGTATTGGCTGATGTGCTGATGGGAGAGAATTCGTACAGTGATAATTTCGGACAAGACGATTCATCGCTGCTGCATATTGCCGAGATGATTAGGAAAACATATCCTGAAGCAATAATTGAAGGAGACATGGAATTCCAAGGGCCTGGGTATTATTACATAGAATATATAAGAACTAAAAACGGCAAGATTCAGGTCTGGAATTCGGAGGATCCAGAGGTCCGAACGGTTGATGATTGCAAGAGGGATATGCCGCCAATTCTGAAGAAAATCTCAGAAATGGGAAAAGCACAGTTATATTCTGTAATACGATTGTATGGAGTTGATCCCGAAACAGAGAATATCAAAGATAATCCTGTAGCTAATACTTGGGAGGAACTTCTGGACTTTTTTGTCAAACAGGACATTGATGAGATGTATGCTTCTTTGTGCAACTCCAATAGTACAGAATGGAAATCTGGAGCAAGGACTATGACGCGGGAAGAACTGTTAAAGTTCTTTGACAGTTCGGAAGAATCAATACTGGATTTTAGTGAGTTCTTTGACCGGTCAATAGAGTATGGGCTGAAATATCTTGAAAGATTGAAGGGGTTATCCGTCAGGAAGAGCAGCTATGTATACTCAGGAAGTGGAAAAAGCTTATAA
- the tnpB gene encoding IS66 family insertion sequence element accessory protein TnpB (TnpB, as the term is used for proteins encoded by IS66 family insertion elements, is considered an accessory protein, since TnpC, encoded by a neighboring gene, is a DDE family transposase.) → MLKDGTGFSRVIICCGRVDLRRGMDGLAAYVRLNYELDPFEKGVLYLFCGNQCDRIRGICFEGIGMGMYTLRLSKGNRFQWPRNSDEARLITPEQYQRLMAGIAIEGTIRETFPNRNRTPENNDKSETK, encoded by the coding sequence ATGCTTAAAGACGGAACTGGATTCTCGCGGGTCATTATCTGCTGCGGCCGGGTTGATCTTCGGCGCGGAATGGATGGACTGGCAGCCTACGTGAGACTTAACTATGAACTGGATCCATTCGAAAAAGGAGTCCTCTATCTCTTCTGCGGAAACCAGTGCGATCGGATTCGCGGGATCTGCTTTGAAGGGATCGGAATGGGAATGTATACCCTTCGGCTTTCCAAAGGCAACCGATTCCAGTGGCCGCGGAATAGTGATGAAGCCAGACTGATCACTCCTGAGCAGTATCAGAGACTGATGGCCGGAATCGCCATTGAGGGAACGATCAGAGAGACATTTCCGAACCGTAACAGAACTCCAGAAAATAATGATAAGAGTGAGACAAAGTGA